The genome window GCGGCACCTCGCGCGGCGTTCCGCCGCCAGGGCCGCCGGGTAGGGCGCCGAGAGGCGCTCGTAACGGGCGTGGGCCTCGTCGAACGCCTCGATCGCGCTCGCCACGTCGCCGTCGTGGGCCGCGACGATGCCGCGGCCCTCGGTGAGGACCGCGCGGGCCAGCGGGGCCGCCAGGTCGCGGGTTTCGCGGTCGAGCTCGGCGAGCACGTCGCGGGCCTCGTCCGCGCGCCCGGTCCGGCAGAACGCCACCACGGCCGCCGGGATCAGGTCGCCCGACCACGCCCAGACGCCCTTGGTGCGCACCAGGTCCAGGCCGCGCGCGGCTTCGGCGGCCGCCGCGTCGGCGGTGTCCTGGGCCAGCAGCATCCCGGCGATCCCGCCGTGCGCGGCGACCACCACCGGGGTGAACGCGTTCTCCGGCCGCTCGACCCCGGTCGCCGCGAAGCACTCGGCCGCCCGGTCCCACGCGCCGCGGGCGCTCGCGAGCAGGCCCAGCACCAGCGACAGCTCGCTGCTCACCGGCAGCAGGTCGCGGTACTCCGCCAGCAGCGCCCGCGCGCGGTCGTCGAGGCCGGCCCACGCGCCGCTCAGCCAGTCGATGTGGACGCCGGTGGTCCGGGCCGTGCTGACGACGTACGGTGTCCCGGCGTCGGCCGCGAGCTGCATCCCGCGTTCCAGCAGGCCGCGACCCCGGCGGTGGTGCCCGGTCCACGCGCCCGCGTCGGCGGCGTTGCAGTACAGCCGCGCCAGCTGGCGCTGTTCCTCGGCCGACGCGGCGCTCACCGGGGCCGCGTCGAGCGCCGCCCACGCGCGCGGGTCGCCGATGTGCAGGCGGGACGGGATGTTGTTGGCCATCAGCGTCAGCCGCAGCCGCGTGTCTTCGGCGGTGGCGATGAGCCCGTCGACCCGGTCGAGCCAGGGCAGGTGCGCGCGCAACGGCGTCGCGCCGATCCACGGCTGCGCGAGCACCGCCATCGCCCGCCCGGCGAGGTCCGGCCGGTGCCCGAGGCCCGGCAGCGCCACCTCGATCTCGGCGCGCGCCGCCTCCAGGCCACCCGCCTGGCGGGCCAGCAGCAGCCCGAGGCTGAGCCGGATCTCCGCCGACAGCCGCCCGGAGAGCCGGTCGCCGGACAGCAGCCCTTCCAGCGTGGCCACGACTTCCGCCTGCGAGACGCCGTTCGCGGCCACCGAGGCCAGCTTCGCCGCCAGTCTGTCCACATCGGACGGATCGAGGTCCGGCGCGGCCAGCAACCCGCGCAGCAGCCCGATGGCGGTCGCCGGGTCGCCCGCGTCGATCGCGCGGTCGGCCGCGGCTTCGCCGTAGCGGACCGCGTCGGCCGCGTTCCCCGCCTTCCGGCTGTGCTCGGCCAGCCGCAGCCAGGGCTCCGGGCGCCGTCCGGCCAGCGCGCGGGCGGCCCGCCGGTGCAGTTCCTGCCGCACCGGCCCGGGCACCGTGCCGTACGCCGCTCGCCGGGCGAGGTCGTGCCGGAAGCCGTAGCGGCACTCGGCGGCCTCGACCAGCACCGCCCGCTCGAGGGCCAAGACGAGCGCGTACCGGCCGCGAGCCGG of Amycolatopsis solani contains these proteins:
- a CDS encoding ATP-binding protein yields the protein MTNGIVARTGSPVLIGRTAELAALVSAALSPPAVLVLEGEAGVGKTRLAAELLARPALAGFRVLAGRCRPQREPFPYGVVVEALRDAGKYLPSAPAPGPLIGVLGRHLPELAPLLPAAPDRLGDRRAETHRFFRAVRELLDLLGPLVLVIEDLHWADDGSRRLLRFLMGDLPPGTVLLVSYRPEDVPGGIPLGRAHRPAPGSSTTLVRLGPLGPDGVRQLAAALLGDPGLSGAFAARLHERTAGIPFVVEEVVHALPGPVTGGVLDTVEVPALVREATVERLGSLPLVARRIAEAAAVLAEPAPVELLAAVAGLGPARGRYALVLALERAVLVEAAECRYGFRHDLARRAAYGTVPGPVRQELHRRAARALAGRRPEPWLRLAEHSRKAGNAADAVRYGEAAADRAIDAGDPATAIGLLRGLLAAPDLDPSDVDRLAAKLASVAANGVSQAEVVATLEGLLSGDRLSGRLSAEIRLSLGLLLARQAGGLEAARAEIEVALPGLGHRPDLAGRAMAVLAQPWIGATPLRAHLPWLDRVDGLIATAEDTRLRLTLMANNIPSRLHIGDPRAWAALDAAPVSAASAEEQRQLARLYCNAADAGAWTGHHRRGRGLLERGMQLAADAGTPYVVSTARTTGVHIDWLSGAWAGLDDRARALLAEYRDLLPVSSELSLVLGLLASARGAWDRAAECFAATGVERPENAFTPVVVAAHGGIAGMLLAQDTADAAAAEAARGLDLVRTKGVWAWSGDLIPAAVVAFCRTGRADEARDVLAELDRETRDLAAPLARAVLTEGRGIVAAHDGDVASAIEAFDEAHARYERLSAPYPAALAAERRARCRFEAGDAAAASEFGGLADTFAALGATRDAARCRHTFRSTGATAPSRRGRRGYGDELSPRERDVARLLTDGHTNREIAEVLFLSRRTVEQHVANVLRKLKVRSRGELVRVRTG